A stretch of the Candidatus Krumholzibacteriia bacterium genome encodes the following:
- a CDS encoding cytochrome c: MKSRRIGIALIAAAFLAVSTGCADMKDQPRFEPYEQSDFFPDGRASRELVDGTVPRGFLREDDAYYRGLTDDGTFVERIPAAVDAAMLERGRERYDIFCSPCHSMTGDGNGMIVQRGYKQASSYHQPRLRAIEDGYLYDVITNGFGQMAGYASQIDPEDRWAIVAYIRALQLAQFTDVATVEPDIRSVLERGEVYDVRSLEKKDEGDDHGAAH, encoded by the coding sequence TTGAAGAGTAGACGGATCGGGATCGCGTTGATCGCGGCCGCCTTCCTGGCCGTGAGCACCGGCTGCGCCGACATGAAGGACCAGCCGCGCTTCGAGCCCTACGAACAATCCGACTTCTTCCCCGACGGCCGCGCCTCGCGCGAACTCGTCGACGGAACCGTTCCGCGTGGCTTCCTGCGTGAGGACGACGCCTACTACCGCGGCCTCACCGACGACGGAACCTTCGTCGAGCGCATCCCCGCCGCGGTCGACGCGGCCATGCTCGAACGCGGGCGCGAGCGCTACGACATCTTCTGCTCGCCATGCCATTCGATGACCGGCGACGGAAACGGCATGATCGTGCAGCGCGGCTACAAGCAGGCCTCGAGCTACCACCAGCCACGCCTGCGTGCGATCGAGGACGGGTACCTGTACGACGTGATCACCAACGGCTTCGGACAGATGGCGGGCTACGCCTCGCAGATCGATCCCGAGGATCGCTGGGCGATCGTGGCCTACATCCGCGCGCTGCAGCTGGCGCAGTTCACCGACGTGGCCACGGTCGAGCCCGACATCCGCTCCGTGCTGGAGCGCGGCGAGGTCTACGACGTGCGCTCGCTCGAGAAGAAGGACGAAGGAGACGACCATGGCGCAGCACACTGA
- a CDS encoding SCO family protein, whose amino-acid sequence MKLLRWTVLGLATFAFVAQASVADARYGKQERLEEDGSLPGDLREVGFDQRLGEDVPLDLTFTDEAGEEVRLGKFFGSDKPVVLALVYYECPMLCDMILSGLTTSLEILNFDPGTDYEVVVISFDPGEDHFLASAKKRGYMQQFGRPGTEGGFHFLTGTPENIDAVTDAVGFTYSYDEDRDEYAHASGITILTPGGKISRYLFGAEFAPKDLRLALVDSGDSKIGSAVDQLLLFCYNYDPATGRYGAATMNLVRLGGALTLVAVIGFIVFSRRRDRQSARVPNEELPQS is encoded by the coding sequence ATGAAGTTGCTCCGATGGACGGTCCTCGGACTGGCCACATTCGCGTTCGTGGCGCAGGCGTCGGTCGCCGATGCCCGCTACGGCAAGCAGGAACGTCTGGAAGAGGACGGGTCGCTGCCCGGCGACCTCCGTGAGGTCGGCTTCGACCAGCGACTGGGCGAAGACGTCCCGCTCGATCTGACCTTCACCGACGAGGCCGGGGAAGAAGTCCGTCTCGGGAAGTTCTTCGGATCGGACAAGCCGGTCGTCCTGGCCCTCGTCTACTACGAGTGCCCCATGCTCTGCGACATGATCCTGAGCGGTCTGACGACCAGCCTCGAGATCCTGAACTTCGATCCCGGCACCGACTACGAGGTCGTCGTGATCAGCTTCGATCCCGGCGAGGATCATTTCCTCGCCTCGGCCAAGAAGCGCGGCTACATGCAGCAGTTCGGACGTCCCGGCACCGAGGGTGGCTTCCACTTCCTGACCGGAACCCCCGAGAACATCGACGCAGTCACCGACGCCGTCGGCTTCACCTACAGCTACGACGAGGATCGCGACGAGTACGCCCACGCCAGTGGGATCACCATCCTGACCCCCGGAGGCAAGATCTCGCGCTATCTCTTCGGGGCAGAATTCGCCCCGAAGGACCTGCGACTCGCGCTGGTCGACTCGGGCGACTCGAAGATCGGCAGTGCCGTCGATCAGCTCCTGCTGTTCTGCTACAACTACGATCCCGCGACGGGGCGCTACGGCGCCGCCACGATGAACCTGGTGCGTCTGGGTGGCGCGCTGACCCTGGTCGCCGTGATCGGGTTCATCGTGTTCTCGCGTCGCCGGGACCGCCAGTCGGCCCGTGTCCCGAACGAGGAGCTTCCGCAATCATGA
- a CDS encoding DUF3341 domain-containing protein produces MAAVTHGSKLHGMLAMFEDPADVVEAIHRTKEEGYSEFDTFSPYPVEEFADAQDAHHSWLPWIVLAGGVFGALLGWFLQFYTSTEVYPMNIGGRPFNSWPAFIVVIFECTILFGAFSAVFGMLALNGLPAPYHPLFNVESFKRASQDRYFLLIEAKDPRFDEQRTRDFMQSLGPNEVSPVEE; encoded by the coding sequence ATGGCTGCTGTCACGCACGGGTCGAAGCTCCATGGCATGTTGGCCATGTTCGAGGATCCGGCCGACGTGGTCGAGGCGATCCACCGGACCAAGGAAGAGGGCTACTCGGAGTTCGACACCTTCTCGCCCTATCCGGTCGAGGAGTTCGCCGACGCCCAGGACGCCCATCACAGCTGGTTGCCGTGGATCGTTCTCGCCGGCGGGGTCTTCGGGGCCCTTCTCGGATGGTTCCTCCAGTTCTACACCTCGACCGAGGTCTATCCCATGAACATCGGCGGCCGGCCGTTCAACAGCTGGCCTGCCTTCATCGTGGTGATCTTCGAGTGCACGATCCTCTTCGGCGCCTTCTCGGCCGTCTTCGGCATGCTGGCCCTGAACGGCCTGCCGGCCCCCTACCATCCGCTCTTCAACGTCGAGAGCTTCAAGCGGGCCAGTCAGGATCGCTACTTCCTCCTGATCGAAGCCAAGGACCCTCGCTTCGACGAGCAGCGCACCCGGGACTTCATGCAGAGTCTGGGTCCGAACGAGGTGAGTCCCGTTGAAGAGTAG
- the nrfD gene encoding NrfD/PsrC family molybdoenzyme membrane anchor subunit has protein sequence MTEGDDRHQLTAPIVGPGHTPASVTDKIATVVTAETPKWWFLGAAAAFGLLSIFLLSVGVLFWKGVGIWGINNPVYWGFAIINFVWWIGIGHAGTLISAILLLLRQNWRNSINRFAEAMTIFAVACAGMFPLLHLGRPYRFYYLLPHPNTFELWPQFRSPLIWDVFAVTTYALVSILFWYVGLIPDLATLRDRAKNRFAAFVYGILAAGWRGSTRHWHQYEVASMLLAGLATPLVVSVHTVVSFDFATSQLPGWHTTIFPPYFVAGAVFAGFAMVITLALPLRWLFGLQDFITDTHMDLMGKVMLATGLIVVYGYAIEIFVGWYSGSPYERYMLINRMSGPYMWSYIALWVCNFAAVQFLWSKRIRSNMLALFVISMFVNVGMWLERFVIVVTSLHRDFMPSSWGMYQGTIWDWATFVGTIGLFLSLMFLFIRFLPMISIFEMRMILPEASKAKKGS, from the coding sequence ATGACCGAGGGCGACGACCGTCACCAGCTGACGGCCCCGATCGTCGGCCCGGGCCATACCCCCGCGTCGGTCACCGACAAGATCGCGACCGTGGTCACGGCCGAGACGCCCAAGTGGTGGTTCCTCGGCGCAGCCGCCGCCTTCGGTCTGTTGTCGATCTTCCTGCTGTCGGTCGGCGTCCTCTTCTGGAAGGGTGTCGGGATCTGGGGGATCAACAATCCCGTCTACTGGGGCTTCGCGATCATCAACTTCGTGTGGTGGATCGGGATCGGGCACGCCGGCACGCTGATCTCGGCGATCCTGCTGCTGCTCCGGCAGAACTGGCGGAACTCGATCAACCGCTTCGCCGAGGCCATGACGATCTTCGCCGTGGCTTGCGCGGGCATGTTCCCGCTTCTCCACCTCGGACGCCCCTATCGCTTCTACTATCTGCTGCCACACCCGAACACCTTCGAGCTGTGGCCGCAGTTCCGCAGCCCGCTGATCTGGGACGTCTTCGCGGTCACCACCTATGCCCTGGTGTCGATCCTCTTCTGGTACGTCGGCCTGATCCCCGACCTGGCCACGCTGCGCGACCGGGCCAAGAACCGCTTCGCCGCCTTCGTCTACGGGATCCTCGCCGCCGGCTGGCGCGGGAGCACGAGGCACTGGCACCAGTACGAGGTCGCCTCCATGCTCCTGGCCGGACTGGCCACACCACTCGTGGTGAGCGTGCACACCGTGGTGTCCTTCGACTTCGCCACGAGCCAGCTCCCGGGGTGGCACACCACCATCTTCCCGCCCTACTTCGTGGCGGGTGCCGTGTTCGCCGGCTTCGCCATGGTCATCACCCTGGCCCTGCCGCTGCGCTGGTTGTTCGGCCTGCAGGACTTCATCACGGACACCCACATGGACCTCATGGGCAAGGTCATGCTGGCCACGGGCCTGATCGTGGTCTACGGCTACGCCATCGAGATCTTCGTCGGGTGGTACAGCGGTAGCCCGTACGAGCGCTACATGCTGATCAATCGAATGTCCGGACCCTACATGTGGAGCTACATCGCCCTGTGGGTCTGTAACTTCGCGGCCGTCCAGTTCCTGTGGAGCAAACGGATTCGCAGCAACATGCTCGCGCTCTTCGTGATCTCGATGTTCGTGAACGTCGGCATGTGGCTCGAACGCTTCGTGATCGTGGTCACCAGTCTGCACCGTGACTTCATGCCCTCGAGCTGGGGCATGTACCAGGGCACGATCTGGGACTGGGCCACCTTCGTGGGTACGATCGGCCTGTTCCTGTCGCTCATGTTCCTGTTCATCCGCTTCCTGCCGATGATCAGCATCTTCGAGATGCGGATGATCCTTCCCGAGGCCTCCAAGGCCAAGAAGGGGTCGTGA